CCAATATTCATAAGCATGAACAGCATTGCCGTGGTAGGATGGGTTGTCGTTGAAGTGACGTTTCGCTTCATCTAACTCTTCTTCCATCACTTGCTTACCTTCTTCATAGAACGAAATGTGCTTGTTTTCGTCCATCTCTTGCATCTCAACAGATACGACGAGTTCCTTGTTAAGCTCCTCTGCAAATTCCATTTCTTTCTTCGATACATCAATAATACCGTTGGTTCCTGCGGCTGTATCTCTGAAAGCCATTAAAGTAGTGTGGTCTAATGTGTCGATGAACCACTTACTGAAAGAAGTGTCTTGCTCGCCTGGTGTTTTGTAATCGTCTAGCCATATGGCTAGGTCTGCGCTCGTTTCTAAATCGGAATTCTTGTTCACTTCGTCCACGAATGTTTGGATGTTCGTCTTCCAAGTCTTCAGAACGTCCTCTGTATTTCCATTCCAGTTCTTTAAGACATATGGTTCGATATCAAGGTGAATCCCATCAAATTGCTGTCTTGGAGGAACGGCTTTTTGATAGCTAGTTACATAGTCAACAAACATGTTAAGGCGCTTTTCCCCTTTTTCAAGAGCCCAATTAGGGTGGCCACCCATAGCGTGTACCTCAATGCCTGCTTCATGAGCTTTTTCTACAAATTCGTTGTAAACCGTGTAATCTTGCGTACGATCTAATCGAGTATAAAGCAAGTTAATATCTTTTTCTTTTGCAAACTCTAGAATTTTATCTGGTTCCTCAATAGCATTTTCAGCATGCCATATGTAGGTTCCGCGAATGTCTTCATTATCGACTTCTTCAAAATTAGGGTCTTTTTTTGCGTTGGACAAGTAATTCTTAAATTGATTATCCATTGTTCGAGCTAAAAAGATAGAGAATTGTGCTCGAGTAGTGGAAGCATTGGGGCGGAACGTATCGTCAGGGAAACCTATCGAAATTCGATTGGAAACCACTTCACTGACATATTTGCGGTTACCGTTTACATCATCGAAGTCTTTAGAGATGGGTTCATTCTCTAGGTTATAGGCTCTTGTTAATACAGCAGCCATTTCAATTCGTTTAATATTTCGGTCAGGTTGAAATTCATTCGAATCGGTCCCTTGAATGATGCCCTCATCTACTAATGTAGCAACATATTTATAATGAGGATGTTCTTTAGAAATATCATCAAAATTAGGATTTGGACGATTGTCAGTTGATAACCCTAATTCTCTCGTTAGCATAATGGCAGCTTCCATTCGAGAAACATCATTCCCAGGCCGGAATGTACCATCTGGATACCCCTTAATAATACCTTGGTCTTCGAGATACTGGATTTCTT
Above is a genomic segment from Pontibacillus yanchengensis containing:
- a CDS encoding S-layer homology domain-containing protein yields the protein MSGLTNKITASLLASLFIATAWSAPFAHGETNYPDVSEDITGNEEIQYLEDQGIIKGYPDGTFRPGNDVSRMEAAIMLTRELGLSTDNRPNPNFDDISKEHPHYKYVATLVDEGIIQGTDSNEFQPDRNIKRIEMAAVLTRAYNLENEPISKDFDDVNGNRKYVSEVVSNRISIGFPDDTFRPNASTTRAQFSIFLARTMDNQFKNYLSNAKKDPNFEEVDNEDIRGTYIWHAENAIEEPDKILEFAKEKDINLLYTRLDRTQDYTVYNEFVEKAHEAGIEVHAMGGHPNWALEKGEKRLNMFVDYVTSYQKAVPPRQQFDGIHLDIEPYVLKNWNGNTEDVLKTWKTNIQTFVDEVNKNSDLETSADLAIWLDDYKTPGEQDTSFSKWFIDTLDHTTLMAFRDTAAGTNGIIDVSKKEMEFAEELNKELVVSVEMQEMDENKHISFYEEGKQVMEEELDEAKRHFNDNPSYHGNAVHAYEYWKVANE